In a genomic window of Prosthecobacter fusiformis:
- a CDS encoding MFS transporter produces MATAQKSPLDRARSKAFMRLLPVLFISYMIAYVDRVNVAVAKLTMMKDMPDFTDAVIGFGSSLFFIGYFLLEIPGSLMVEKWSARKWICRIMVSWGFMAGLTAFVRTPVEFYTVRFLLGLAEAGFFPGVIIYLTHWFTSRDRAKALSYFLVATPFAQMLSPISNWLLKIGTTEVLKTGETIVHPKFMGLVGWQWVYIAWAIPAIVLGIGVLWLLTDKPRQATWLTQEEKDALEAELERERQIKTRGKRMTLLEAFRHPKVLLLCAAYFCITTCSHSMELFMPSVIHDWYAVSRDQFIWLIVLPPMLALCGQLFGGWSSDHFQERRLHACIPLVIGGIAMLCAPATFGNLFLTMVCLMVTFAGFKTYMPAFWSLPSLFLAEAAAAGSIGLINSVGNLGGAFGPFIMGKIRTVTGSYQSGFIFLGSSMLLASIIVYFLGLGARTPKESRKV; encoded by the coding sequence ATGGCTACCGCCCAAAAATCCCCACTCGACCGCGCCCGCAGCAAGGCTTTCATGCGTCTGCTGCCCGTACTTTTCATCAGCTACATGATCGCCTACGTGGACCGGGTGAACGTGGCCGTGGCCAAGCTGACGATGATGAAGGACATGCCGGACTTTACGGATGCGGTCATCGGCTTTGGCAGCAGTCTGTTTTTCATTGGCTACTTCCTTCTGGAAATTCCGGGGTCATTGATGGTGGAAAAGTGGAGCGCGCGGAAATGGATCTGCCGCATCATGGTGAGCTGGGGTTTCATGGCTGGCCTTACCGCCTTTGTCCGCACCCCGGTGGAATTTTACACCGTGCGCTTTCTCCTGGGCCTGGCCGAAGCCGGGTTCTTCCCCGGCGTCATCATTTATCTCACCCATTGGTTTACCTCCCGGGACAGAGCCAAGGCTCTCTCTTACTTTCTAGTGGCGACCCCCTTCGCCCAGATGCTGAGCCCGATTTCCAACTGGCTTCTGAAAATCGGCACGACAGAGGTGTTGAAAACAGGTGAAACCATTGTCCATCCTAAGTTCATGGGCCTGGTGGGCTGGCAGTGGGTTTACATTGCCTGGGCCATTCCTGCCATTGTGCTGGGCATCGGTGTGCTATGGCTGCTGACCGATAAACCCCGGCAGGCCACCTGGCTGACCCAGGAAGAAAAGGATGCCCTGGAAGCTGAACTGGAGCGCGAACGCCAGATCAAGACACGGGGCAAGCGGATGACCCTGCTGGAGGCCTTCCGCCACCCAAAGGTGCTGCTGCTCTGTGCAGCTTATTTTTGCATCACGACCTGCAGCCATAGCATGGAACTCTTCATGCCCAGCGTGATCCATGACTGGTATGCCGTCAGCCGTGACCAGTTCATCTGGTTGATCGTCCTACCGCCAATGCTGGCGCTGTGTGGGCAGCTTTTCGGAGGCTGGAGCTCGGATCATTTCCAGGAACGCAGGCTGCATGCCTGCATACCGCTGGTCATTGGTGGCATCGCCATGCTTTGTGCCCCGGCCACCTTCGGCAATCTGTTTCTGACCATGGTCTGCCTCATGGTGACCTTCGCCGGATTTAAGACATACATGCCTGCCTTCTGGTCCCTGCCTAGCCTATTCCTGGCAGAGGCAGCGGCCGCTGGCAGTATCGGCCTGATCAACTCCGTAGGCAATCTGGGCGGAGCTTTCGGACCCTTTATCATGGGCAAGATCCGCACGGTCACGGGCTCCTATCAGAGCGGCTTTATCTTCCTGGGCTCGTCCATGCTCCTAGCCTCCATCATCGTGTATTTCCTGGGCTTGGGTGCCCGGACCCCCAAGGAATCTAGAAAGGTCTGA
- a CDS encoding platelet-activating factor acetylhydrolase IB subunit, translating into MKNILLASALLVSGVFAADTNLATNPVPREGGWVKRHESFNEISKKGEATLVFLGDSITQGWEGKGKATWEKFYAKRNAANFGIGGDRTEHVLWRLDNGNFDGLKPKLIVLMIGTNNTGHVGRPQKELNGAIYESSAEQTAEGVKLILEKLKAKAPAAKILVLGIFPRGETPADAMRQQNEKTNAIIATLADGKTVFYQDIGKTFLQPDGTLTREIMPDLLHLSEKGYDMWAEAIEPKIKELLGE; encoded by the coding sequence ATGAAAAACATCCTGCTTGCCTCTGCCCTCCTTGTTTCCGGCGTCTTCGCCGCAGACACTAACCTCGCTACCAACCCTGTCCCGCGTGAAGGCGGCTGGGTGAAGCGTCATGAAAGTTTCAATGAGATTTCCAAGAAGGGAGAGGCGACTCTGGTCTTCCTGGGGGACTCCATCACCCAAGGCTGGGAAGGGAAGGGCAAAGCCACCTGGGAGAAATTTTATGCCAAGCGCAACGCTGCCAATTTCGGCATCGGTGGGGACCGCACAGAGCACGTGCTGTGGCGTCTGGACAATGGCAACTTTGACGGCCTGAAGCCCAAGCTCATCGTGCTCATGATCGGCACCAATAACACCGGCCATGTCGGCCGTCCGCAAAAGGAACTCAATGGTGCCATTTACGAAAGCTCCGCTGAGCAGACTGCGGAAGGCGTGAAATTGATCCTTGAAAAGCTGAAGGCCAAAGCTCCCGCAGCCAAGATCCTGGTGCTGGGCATCTTCCCGCGCGGTGAAACCCCGGCTGATGCGATGCGCCAGCAGAATGAGAAGACCAATGCCATCATCGCCACCCTGGCTGATGGAAAAACAGTGTTCTACCAGGACATCGGCAAAACGTTTCTCCAGCCCGATGGCACCCTCACCCGCGAGATCATGCCTGACCTCCTGCACCTCTCCGAAAAAGGTTATGACATGTGGGCTGAGGCCATCGAGCCGAAGATCAAAGAACTCCTGGGTGAATGA
- a CDS encoding glycerophosphodiester phosphodiesterase family protein — protein sequence MKFLPLLVVLSLSASLSAVEIVAHRGFSSRAPENTVAAFKLAWEQGADACELDLLLTKDGEIAVLHDEDAKRTTKVPMLVANSSLAELQALDAGSWKKAIFKGEKIPSLEESLASMPLGTKRFLLEVKSGPEVVPVLAKKLSKWRLRGHQLCIIAFNRTVAQECKKALPWIKVYRLSSEKENKKPVDLTKLIADTKADGLDGLDLGLKWKWSEAMVKQIKDAGLELHVWTVNRPGDVKRLAELGVDGITTDDPVMARNALEKK from the coding sequence ATGAAATTTTTGCCCCTTCTCGTTGTGCTATCCTTGTCCGCCAGTCTCTCTGCTGTTGAAATTGTGGCCCATCGTGGGTTTTCATCGCGTGCGCCGGAGAATACGGTGGCCGCTTTCAAACTGGCCTGGGAGCAGGGCGCGGATGCGTGTGAGCTGGACCTGCTTTTGACGAAGGATGGGGAGATCGCCGTGCTGCATGATGAAGATGCCAAACGCACCACCAAGGTGCCCATGCTGGTGGCAAACAGTAGCCTGGCGGAGCTGCAGGCCCTGGATGCTGGCTCATGGAAAAAGGCGATCTTCAAAGGCGAAAAAATCCCCAGTTTGGAGGAGAGCCTGGCCAGCATGCCCCTGGGCACAAAACGCTTTTTGCTGGAGGTGAAAAGCGGGCCGGAAGTGGTGCCTGTGCTGGCAAAAAAACTGTCCAAATGGAGGCTGCGCGGGCACCAGCTCTGCATCATCGCCTTTAACCGTACGGTGGCGCAGGAGTGCAAAAAGGCGCTGCCCTGGATCAAGGTTTACCGCCTTTCTTCCGAGAAGGAAAACAAGAAGCCAGTGGACCTCACAAAACTGATCGCTGACACCAAAGCGGATGGTCTAGATGGCCTGGACCTGGGTCTGAAATGGAAGTGGAGTGAAGCCATGGTGAAGCAGATCAAGGATGCGGGGCTGGAACTGCACGTGTGGACCGTGAACCGGCCCGGGGATGTGAAGCGCCTGGCAGAGCTGGGCGTGGATGGCATCACCACGGATGATCCGGTGATGGCTCGCAATGCATTGGAGAAGAAATGA
- a CDS encoding DUF2721 domain-containing protein, with protein MTLADLIPTLQFSIGPVILISGIGLLLLSMTNRYGRVIDRTRHLANDLRTAGDDRPKLLQELTILARRARIIRAAIALSAVSVLLVALLIIGLFLGSLLSLNVAAIIVILFVLCLLSLIGSLLLFIFDINLSLKALWLEMPAEVAHR; from the coding sequence ATGACTCTCGCCGATCTCATCCCCACCCTGCAATTCTCCATCGGCCCGGTCATCCTCATTTCAGGCATCGGCCTGCTGCTGCTGAGCATGACCAACCGCTATGGCCGGGTGATCGACCGCACGCGTCATCTGGCCAATGATCTGCGCACCGCCGGAGATGACCGGCCCAAGCTGCTGCAGGAGCTGACCATCCTGGCACGCCGCGCCCGCATCATCCGCGCAGCCATTGCCCTTTCCGCCGTCAGCGTTCTGCTGGTGGCCCTCCTCATCATCGGTTTATTCCTGGGGTCACTGCTGTCACTGAATGTCGCAGCCATCATCGTCATCCTATTTGTACTGTGCCTGCTCAGCCTCATCGGCTCCCTGCTGCTCTTCATCTTTGACATCAATCTATCCCTCAAAGCCCTGTGGCTGGAGATGCCTGCGGAGGTGGCTCATCGCTGA
- the rarD gene encoding EamA family transporter RarD, with amino-acid sequence MTRPPASAILSAVMAFGLWGVLPVYWKWIGHVGADIAVAQRVVWTIALTLPLLLLRGELATWVRDLRRGDVLRTHALAAVLLGVNWGTFVWSALHGHLVECSLGYFLNPLLNVLIGYVLLGEKLTRWQKVSIALATCGVLLQMLAVGRPPWIALVLALTFGFYGLVRRKSVQGPLSGLATESLVALPLAGGFLIWQGLQGGPVFGDGSPKDLALVLGLGVVTTVPLLGFAHAARKLPFSLLGLLQFLAPTGQFLLGVLAYGEALSPMSLVAFAFIWSAIGIFCADLMRKRPPDQR; translated from the coding sequence ATGACCCGACCCCCTGCCTCCGCCATCTTGAGCGCGGTCATGGCTTTTGGTCTGTGGGGTGTTCTGCCGGTGTATTGGAAATGGATCGGCCATGTGGGGGCGGATATTGCGGTGGCGCAGCGGGTGGTCTGGACGATTGCATTGACCCTTCCGCTGCTGCTGCTGCGGGGTGAGCTGGCCACTTGGGTGCGGGATCTGCGGCGGGGTGATGTGCTGCGCACGCATGCCCTGGCGGCGGTGCTGCTGGGGGTCAATTGGGGCACTTTTGTGTGGTCGGCTCTGCATGGGCACTTGGTGGAATGCAGTCTGGGTTACTTTTTGAATCCGCTGCTGAATGTCCTGATCGGCTATGTGCTGCTGGGGGAAAAACTGACGCGCTGGCAGAAGGTGAGCATCGCACTGGCCACGTGTGGCGTGCTCTTGCAAATGCTGGCCGTCGGGCGTCCGCCCTGGATCGCGCTGGTGCTGGCGCTGACCTTTGGGTTTTATGGGCTGGTGCGGCGGAAGTCAGTACAGGGGCCGCTGTCCGGGCTGGCCACAGAGTCCTTGGTGGCGCTGCCGCTGGCGGGTGGATTTTTGATCTGGCAGGGGCTGCAAGGCGGACCTGTCTTTGGCGATGGCAGCCCCAAAGATCTGGCCCTGGTCCTGGGGCTGGGCGTGGTGACCACGGTGCCCTTGCTGGGCTTTGCCCATGCGGCACGGAAGCTGCCATTCAGTTTGTTAGGCCTGCTTCAGTTCCTGGCTCCCACCGGGCAATTTCTGCTGGGGGTGCTGGCGTATGGGGAGGCTCTGAGCCCGATGTCTCTGGTAGCCTTCGCTTTCATCTGGAGTGCAATTGGGATCTTCTGTGCTGACCTCATGCGCAAGCGTCCACCGGATCAGCGATGA
- a CDS encoding pyridoxal phosphate-dependent aminotransferase → MPQPARRLEVFTESVIREMTRQSNRHGSINLAQGFPDFDPPQELIEALAVAIRGPHHQYAVTWGAPRFRQALARKHSRTTGLDLDPDRHLVVTCGSTEAMMVAMMTACDPGDKVIVFSPFYENYAADAILSGAIPVHITLHAPNFEFDRDELRKAFEDGAKAIVICNPSNPCGKVFTRGELLFIAELADEFDAFVLMDEVYEHIVYAPHEHTYFATLPKMWERTLSCGSLSKTYSITGWRLGHVIAPENLISRAKKVHDFLTVGAAAPLQEAAVTALDFPDSYYTELQQDYDAKRDVFLPYLHQTGLPFTEPQGAYYTLLDISSLGFATDTEAAAWMTQEVGVTGVPGSSFYREPEHRFIRFHFAKKEATLHAAGEKLVAGLKRGR, encoded by the coding sequence ATGCCTCAGCCAGCACGCCGCCTTGAAGTCTTCACAGAATCCGTCATCCGGGAGATGACACGGCAATCGAACCGCCATGGTTCCATCAATCTGGCGCAGGGGTTTCCGGACTTTGATCCGCCGCAGGAACTGATTGAAGCGCTGGCGGTGGCCATCCGTGGACCTCATCATCAATACGCAGTCACTTGGGGTGCGCCGCGTTTTCGCCAGGCACTCGCCCGCAAGCATTCCCGCACCACCGGACTGGACCTGGATCCTGACCGGCATCTGGTGGTGACCTGCGGCAGCACGGAGGCAATGATGGTGGCCATGATGACCGCCTGTGATCCGGGGGACAAGGTCATCGTCTTCTCCCCCTTTTACGAAAACTATGCGGCCGATGCCATCCTTTCCGGAGCCATCCCGGTGCACATCACCCTGCACGCGCCTAACTTTGAGTTTGATCGCGATGAGCTGCGCAAGGCGTTTGAGGATGGAGCCAAGGCCATCGTCATTTGCAATCCCTCCAACCCCTGCGGCAAGGTCTTCACCCGTGGCGAGCTGCTTTTCATCGCCGAGCTGGCCGATGAATTCGATGCCTTCGTGCTGATGGATGAGGTGTATGAGCACATCGTCTATGCACCGCATGAGCACACTTACTTCGCCACCCTGCCGAAGATGTGGGAACGCACCCTGAGCTGTGGATCGCTTTCCAAAACTTACTCCATCACCGGCTGGCGTCTGGGCCATGTCATCGCTCCGGAAAATCTCATCTCACGGGCGAAAAAGGTGCATGATTTCCTCACCGTCGGGGCGGCTGCGCCGTTGCAAGAGGCAGCCGTCACCGCACTGGATTTCCCAGACAGCTACTACACTGAATTACAACAGGACTACGATGCCAAGCGTGATGTTTTCCTCCCTTACCTGCACCAGACCGGCCTGCCGTTCACAGAGCCGCAGGGAGCCTATTACACGCTGTTGGACATCAGTTCGTTAGGCTTCGCCACAGATACGGAAGCTGCCGCTTGGATGACGCAGGAGGTGGGTGTCACAGGCGTGCCGGGCTCCAGCTTTTATCGGGAGCCAGAGCACCGTTTCATCCGTTTCCACTTCGCCAAAAAAGAGGCCACCCTGCATGCGGCTGGAGAAAAACTGGTGGCAGGCCTGAAGCGCGGCAGATAG
- a CDS encoding metallophosphoesterase family protein: protein MRLVHLSDLHFGAVTPDMPAFLRDAVLKVNPEVVIVSGDLTQHGRAREFEEARAFLDSIPLPQVVVPGNHDVPRWWMVWERFRRPWRHFRKLVQEDLEPVWSSEGLFVIGTNSARIAGWHLDWSRGRLSHHQMVRMVKTAQDADANALRVLVVHHPPAAPPQGTRRHLIGRQREFSQSVNIAGVDLILAGHFHISYAQTLRLSGGSAARSCVLSAVSTAISHRLKGEPNGFHVIEGDAHEILVQAWGWNGVGYSPGRKWLFQRTDEKRDWSEVGSLV, encoded by the coding sequence ATGCGTCTGGTTCATCTTTCGGATCTACATTTTGGAGCCGTGACGCCGGATATGCCGGCCTTTCTGCGGGATGCTGTGCTGAAGGTGAATCCGGAGGTGGTCATCGTCAGCGGAGACCTGACCCAGCATGGGCGGGCACGGGAGTTTGAGGAGGCGCGGGCATTTCTGGATTCCATCCCACTGCCGCAGGTGGTGGTGCCGGGGAATCATGATGTGCCACGCTGGTGGATGGTGTGGGAGCGGTTCCGCCGTCCCTGGCGTCATTTCCGCAAGCTGGTGCAGGAGGATTTGGAGCCCGTCTGGAGCAGCGAAGGCTTGTTTGTCATTGGCACGAACTCGGCGCGGATCGCCGGATGGCACCTGGACTGGTCACGCGGGCGGCTTTCGCATCATCAAATGGTACGCATGGTGAAGACAGCTCAAGATGCCGATGCGAATGCACTGCGGGTACTGGTGGTGCATCATCCCCCTGCGGCCCCGCCCCAGGGGACGCGGAGGCACCTCATCGGCAGGCAGCGCGAGTTTTCCCAGTCGGTCAACATCGCCGGGGTGGACCTGATATTGGCCGGCCATTTTCACATCAGTTATGCGCAGACTTTGCGCCTGAGTGGTGGCAGCGCAGCGCGTAGCTGTGTGCTCTCCGCTGTTTCCACGGCCATCTCTCATCGGCTGAAGGGGGAGCCTAACGGATTCCATGTCATTGAGGGAGATGCCCATGAGATCCTGGTGCAGGCCTGGGGCTGGAATGGTGTGGGCTACAGCCCTGGCAGGAAATGGCTGTTTCAGCGGACCGACGAAAAACGAGATTGGAGCGAAGTCGGCTCGCTCGTCTGA
- a CDS encoding diacylglycerol/lipid kinase family protein has product MNPEPRRSLCIILNRESGTLSTLGPDVVEEGLREIFVELGCEVEISQVTGKEVQAALEKARDGTADAVIVGGGDGTVATAATVFARHDKPLGILPLGTFNLAARDVGMPLDWKEAARALVTAPVGAMDLLDVAGRLFMCVVVLGFYPALVMGRPEYHGSWIVKSGRTLWDALSSAATYPPLNLNLHSDGQLQRHRTRIALLANNDYEDIFGIIPRRRSLDAGYFTVYISKHQTRFGLVRSMVAWVLGRWKQDREIIAIQATDMEIDVRRSRRIPVMMDGEVEKLSVPFRVKLVPKALHVIAPRLAEETEAAA; this is encoded by the coding sequence ATGAATCCTGAACCGCGCCGAAGCCTGTGCATCATCTTGAACCGGGAATCAGGGACCCTGTCCACCCTGGGGCCGGATGTGGTGGAGGAGGGGTTGCGGGAAATATTTGTGGAACTGGGCTGTGAGGTGGAGATTTCACAAGTCACAGGAAAAGAAGTGCAGGCCGCACTGGAAAAGGCACGCGATGGGACGGCGGACGCGGTAATCGTCGGTGGTGGAGATGGCACGGTGGCCACGGCTGCGACCGTCTTCGCCAGACATGATAAGCCCCTGGGTATCCTGCCGCTGGGCACCTTCAATCTGGCTGCGCGGGATGTGGGCATGCCGCTGGACTGGAAAGAGGCGGCTCGGGCACTGGTGACGGCTCCAGTCGGGGCTATGGATCTGCTGGATGTGGCTGGGCGGCTTTTCATGTGTGTGGTGGTGCTGGGTTTTTATCCTGCGCTGGTCATGGGCAGGCCTGAGTACCATGGGAGCTGGATCGTGAAATCCGGGCGCACGCTTTGGGATGCGTTGAGCAGTGCGGCTACCTATCCGCCTCTGAATCTGAACCTGCATTCCGATGGGCAATTGCAGCGGCACCGCACCCGCATCGCGCTGCTGGCTAACAATGATTACGAGGACATCTTTGGCATCATCCCCCGGCGGCGCAGCCTGGATGCGGGATACTTCACCGTGTATATTTCAAAACATCAGACCCGGTTTGGCCTAGTGCGCTCCATGGTGGCATGGGTGCTTGGACGCTGGAAGCAGGATCGCGAGATCATCGCCATCCAGGCCACGGATATGGAGATCGATGTGAGACGCAGCCGACGCATCCCGGTGATGATGGATGGGGAGGTGGAAAAGCTGAGCGTGCCTTTCCGTGTGAAACTGGTGCCCAAGGCGCTGCACGTCATCGCCCCACGACTGGCCGAGGAAACGGAAGCCGCCGCCTGA
- the nadA gene encoding quinolinate synthase NadA — MVAVATPTLVSEILRLKNERNAVILAHNYQSKEIQEIADFVGDSLGLAYHAKETDADVIAFCGVHFMAETAKIVNPTKTVILPDANAGCSLEQSCPGPQLEAFLKANEAKNYYVIAYINCSGHVKALSDCICTSGNAVKIVNAAPLDRPILFVPDQNLGSWVMEQTGRKMDLWKGACYVHVEFTRDSIQGIKDEYPDAEVVAHPECTYAVRMLADVVCSTEKMVHYCQASQASTFIIVTESGMLHRLEREVPGKRFIPGPTGHCACADCRYMKLNTLQKLHDSLRDLTPQVTMPEDIRARAEKPILRMLELSK; from the coding sequence ATGGTCGCAGTCGCCACACCCACCCTTGTTTCTGAAATCCTCCGCCTGAAAAATGAGCGGAATGCTGTCATCCTTGCGCATAACTATCAGTCCAAAGAGATTCAGGAGATCGCTGATTTTGTGGGAGATTCCCTTGGGCTGGCTTATCATGCCAAGGAAACGGATGCGGATGTGATCGCCTTTTGTGGCGTGCATTTCATGGCGGAGACGGCGAAAATCGTGAACCCGACGAAGACGGTGATCCTGCCGGATGCCAATGCAGGCTGCTCGCTGGAGCAGAGCTGCCCAGGGCCGCAATTGGAGGCTTTTTTGAAAGCGAATGAGGCGAAGAATTATTACGTCATCGCTTACATCAATTGCAGTGGCCATGTGAAGGCGCTGAGCGACTGCATCTGCACCAGCGGTAACGCGGTCAAAATCGTCAATGCAGCGCCGCTGGATCGTCCGATCTTGTTTGTGCCAGACCAGAATCTGGGAAGCTGGGTGATGGAGCAGACGGGGCGCAAGATGGACCTGTGGAAAGGGGCCTGCTATGTGCACGTGGAATTTACCCGTGACAGCATCCAGGGCATCAAGGACGAATACCCGGATGCGGAAGTGGTGGCGCATCCTGAGTGCACGTATGCGGTGCGCATGCTGGCGGATGTGGTGTGCTCCACGGAAAAAATGGTGCACTACTGCCAAGCCAGTCAGGCCAGTACGTTCATCATCGTGACGGAAAGTGGCATGCTGCACCGCCTGGAGCGGGAGGTGCCGGGCAAGCGTTTCATCCCTGGGCCGACGGGGCACTGCGCCTGTGCCGACTGCCGGTACATGAAACTGAATACGCTGCAAAAGCTCCATGATTCCCTGCGGGATCTAACGCCGCAAGTGACCATGCCGGAGGATATCCGCGCGCGGGCTGAAAAGCCGATTTTGCGCATGCTGGAGCTGAGCAAGTAA
- a CDS encoding MFS transporter has translation MPAPTAPDPDTLDKMKSLPGRAWVSIALVLGATLLNAFNDNLLKMMLVGLAPKVVSGALGENIGVWLGAMILLPFILFGPLSGYFADRYSKRAVILAMLVAQSHILLLAGLCFHLALGELSIILALGAFFLLAVQSTFYSPGKMGILKEVVGSRRLGFTVGWLQMVTMIGILAGLGVGGAWFDKLYNEHGNPWMAAAEPIWWLFGVAVVAMVAGFYIQRTPAHPAVKYRHALWWEHFTHLKESLSYPPMRRAFLGNSTYWFVASMAAAMFVDIGLALYPDQMVGGAATASSKMTLMVGVGTVVGSLFISWVNRRSLQLGMIPLGALGLAGALFYAGLTPVGTVRFDWALALVGFMGGCYMVPIQTFIQDTADAEKRGRVLASMNLLDSVAGVLGVATLVALKAMGFSFQWQFWLLGVLMLVATVYIVQLLPHYLLRFIALAIVRSIYKVKSVHHERVPKDGGTMLLPNHVSYVDAFIMGASCTRQVRFVMWDALYNIPAMTWFVKLCGTVPISPTRAKDAIRTVAAALKEGRIVCLFPEGQITRHGLVNDLRKGYELMARQGDAQVVPVYMDGLYGSIFSFEGGLFFKKWPKSLRYPIKVYFGHPIPAKQATPEAVRAQMLALSAEALMTRKEFESTDNGDKQQIIGNALRLMETEWVRQGETLLCLAPVSSVIHQTLVAFAEMKGRVRVVTEAASVIGCAEQSVVAVGDASLHEKLAGVSEWTRLGKYAMLWADAQYPVSEDITIYRGLLHSQTGALIATCVPNPQMPDDERGLQMGIIPNTYGRLLPGYAVKTVAEGLEISILTPQNPGPVILPGIEMDDRGFLMPVGTHAMARGTEAERVDDKEITVVPL, from the coding sequence ATGCCTGCCCCCACTGCCCCAGATCCTGATACTCTAGACAAGATGAAGTCTCTGCCCGGCCGGGCCTGGGTTTCAATTGCCCTGGTGCTGGGGGCGACACTGCTGAATGCCTTCAATGACAATCTACTGAAGATGATGCTGGTGGGGCTGGCCCCGAAGGTGGTGAGCGGGGCGCTGGGGGAAAACATCGGCGTGTGGCTGGGGGCGATGATCCTGCTGCCGTTTATTCTCTTTGGGCCTCTGTCGGGCTATTTCGCGGACCGGTATTCGAAGAGGGCAGTCATTTTGGCGATGCTTGTTGCTCAGTCGCACATCCTGCTGCTGGCGGGGCTGTGTTTCCATCTGGCCCTGGGTGAGCTGAGCATCATCCTCGCACTGGGCGCGTTTTTCCTGCTGGCGGTCCAGTCCACTTTTTACAGTCCGGGGAAGATGGGCATCCTCAAGGAAGTGGTGGGTTCCCGTCGCCTGGGTTTCACCGTGGGTTGGCTGCAAATGGTGACCATGATCGGTATCCTGGCCGGTCTTGGCGTGGGCGGTGCGTGGTTTGATAAGCTGTATAACGAGCATGGAAATCCCTGGATGGCGGCAGCAGAGCCCATCTGGTGGCTGTTTGGTGTGGCAGTGGTGGCGATGGTGGCGGGTTTTTACATCCAGCGCACTCCGGCCCACCCGGCGGTGAAATATCGCCATGCGCTGTGGTGGGAGCATTTTACCCATCTCAAGGAAAGCCTCTCGTATCCGCCGATGCGGCGCGCTTTTTTGGGCAACTCCACTTACTGGTTCGTGGCCAGCATGGCCGCGGCCATGTTTGTGGACATCGGGCTGGCTTTATATCCAGACCAGATGGTGGGCGGGGCGGCCACGGCTTCTTCGAAGATGACTTTGATGGTGGGCGTGGGCACGGTGGTGGGGAGCCTTTTTATCTCCTGGGTGAACCGTCGCTCCCTGCAACTGGGCATGATCCCTCTTGGGGCTTTGGGGCTGGCGGGGGCACTGTTTTATGCGGGTCTGACACCGGTCGGGACGGTGCGGTTTGACTGGGCGCTGGCGCTGGTGGGTTTCATGGGTGGCTGTTACATGGTGCCTATTCAGACCTTTATCCAGGACACGGCGGATGCGGAAAAACGTGGCCGTGTTCTCGCCTCCATGAACCTGCTGGATAGTGTGGCTGGCGTGCTAGGCGTGGCGACTTTGGTGGCGCTGAAGGCCATGGGATTCAGTTTCCAGTGGCAGTTTTGGCTGCTGGGTGTGCTGATGCTGGTGGCCACGGTTTATATCGTACAACTGCTGCCGCATTACCTGCTGCGCTTCATCGCGCTGGCCATCGTGCGCAGCATTTATAAAGTGAAGTCGGTGCATCATGAGCGGGTGCCGAAGGATGGCGGCACGATGCTGCTGCCTAACCATGTGAGTTATGTGGATGCCTTCATCATGGGGGCTTCGTGCACCCGGCAGGTGCGTTTTGTGATGTGGGATGCGCTTTATAACATCCCGGCGATGACGTGGTTTGTGAAACTGTGCGGCACCGTGCCGATCTCCCCCACACGGGCGAAGGATGCCATCCGTACGGTGGCGGCGGCGCTGAAGGAAGGGCGCATCGTGTGCCTTTTCCCGGAGGGGCAGATCACCCGTCATGGTCTGGTGAATGACCTGCGGAAAGGCTATGAACTGATGGCCCGCCAGGGGGATGCCCAGGTGGTGCCGGTGTACATGGATGGTCTTTATGGGAGCATCTTTTCCTTTGAAGGAGGTCTGTTTTTCAAGAAGTGGCCGAAGAGCCTTCGCTACCCCATCAAGGTGTATTTCGGCCATCCGATCCCTGCTAAGCAGGCGACTCCTGAGGCGGTGCGTGCGCAGATGCTGGCACTGAGCGCGGAGGCGCTGATGACGCGCAAGGAGTTCGAATCCACCGACAACGGCGATAAGCAGCAGATCATCGGCAATGCGCTGCGCCTGATGGAAACGGAGTGGGTGCGCCAGGGGGAGACTTTACTCTGTCTGGCCCCGGTGAGTAGTGTGATCCACCAGACGCTGGTGGCCTTTGCAGAAATGAAGGGCCGGGTGCGCGTGGTCACGGAGGCGGCTTCGGTCATCGGCTGTGCGGAGCAAAGCGTGGTGGCCGTGGGGGATGCCAGCCTGCATGAAAAGCTGGCCGGTGTATCCGAATGGACCCGCCTGGGTAAATACGCGATGCTTTGGGCGGATGCCCAGTATCCCGTCTCTGAGGACATCACGATCTACCGTGGCCTGCTTCATTCGCAAACGGGGGCGCTTATCGCCACCTGTGTACCGAATCCGCAAATGCCGGATGATGAACGTGGCCTGCAAATGGGCATCATTCCAAATACCTATGGGCGTCTGCTCCCAGGCTATGCAGTGAAGACCGTGGCTGAAGGGCTGGAGATCTCCATCCTTACCCCGCAGAATCCAGGGCCGGTGATACTGCCAGGGATCGAGATGGATGATCGCGGATTTTTGATGCCCGTCGGCACCCACGCAATGGCCCGGGGTACCGAAGCCGAGCGCGTGGATGACAAGGAAATCACGGTGGTGCCGCTCTAA